A window from Oreochromis aureus strain Israel breed Guangdong linkage group 16, ZZ_aureus, whole genome shotgun sequence encodes these proteins:
- the LOC116309440 gene encoding nck-associated protein 5-like isoform X3, with the protein MNEARQRSSSMEVPHRRDPISQAGGDHQDYSVSESPQRKPKPQLCDSARKAFILRSKSADGGPEQQKHTHSPLHQKLIKGQRPKGQPSPNPTGSSASSKRTNLNKTHGSTKSTLSKTEKDEDNSASSSSKSLEKMQKCSPLVSPVKHSKIFKSTGVSDGLKSPTKSQIARLQSSNDSSEDGIYDNLPCSPRKQRRQDHDCDSELRSLSPPRPPGRTTSLLLRPSSDSFPKDQTSPGQAQSSMTGPTKMHTHQVSSVVQPQQSSAILDGQHAAPQMGAEGKMYHTHSSMIPPGVVQESQPASESARVSTDRATMSYIENGVPSVLPNQSILQRSQQSVSEPKLSEVLPPSYSNAYYQPQTSSSRAVKRTLPVNAKSHEAIAGQEANTFLIFGRQNKDDMNPSGRSIQTFQTFTCDAQTIHESSTHDNTRRKIETRCNSLDSEPSGQPVVSDNGVMLDWGFDEEGWLFKRSVSVSTRPPLKPVLGMNGAKARSQSFGARYMDRPSFNRSGKVRTQIKTHSGSSLNSLGDVLPGSMSCSSSYHCPMNRSLLNNFLIEEGLAVPLHLGSSSERLQSLKLQREQARRLQIEQQFSSAFGEPVSEEPERQSTITTIEEKVMLGIEENLHKSQEQERTSEVKQKSGSSLASWFGFRKSKLPAPSKKAEPPKGKDDKREQKITSLLGGKQTKSDKKRDRRKSDGKDSSVGRRESHDAVRACISMPCPGMSLSEIQGHADIIGDPKMQMMNRRSDSENGSTVKSPNQDAVIVCRQK; encoded by the exons ATGAATGAAGCCAGGCAGCGCAGCTCCTCAATGGAAGTTCCTCATCGTAGAGACCCAATTAGTCAAGCCGGTGGTGACCACCAGGACTACTCCGTCTCAGAATCTCCTCAGAGGAAACCAAAACCTCAGCTCTGCGACTCAGCaagaaaggcttttattttgcgGAGCAAGAGTGCAGATGGAGGACCAGAACAACAAAAGCACACACATTCTCCTCTACATCAAAAGCTTATCAAGGGTCAAAGGCCCAAAGGACAGCCCAGCCCTAACCCTACAGGGAGCAGTGCCTCTAGCAAAAggacaaatttaaataaaacccaTGGTTCAACCAAGAGCACATTATCTAAAACTGAGAAAGATGAGGATAATTCAGCATCATCAAGTTCCAAGTCTCTTGAGAAGATGCAAAAGTGCTCACCTCTTGTTTCTCCCGTGAAACATTCAAAGATATTTAAGTCTACAGGGGTCAGTGATGGCTTAAAGAGTCCCACAAAATCACAAATAGCCAGACTTCAGTCAAGCAATGACTCTTCGGAAGACGGTATCTATGACAACTTACCATGCTCTCCACGAAAACAGCGACGCCAGGACCATGACTGTGATTCAGAACTCAGATCCCTATCCCCTCCGCGACCGCCAGGTCGAACTACTTCTCTTCTCCTCAGACCTAGTAGTGACAGCTTTCCCAAAGATCAGACATCTCCAGGGCAGGCTCAAAGTTCAATGACTGGCCCAACCAAGATGCATACACATCAGGTTTCTTCAGTCGTACAACCTCAACAATCCAGTGCAATACTAGATGGTCAACATGCAGCCCCACAAATGGGCGCTGAAGGTAAAATGTACCACACCCATTCATCTATGATACCTCCTGGTGTAGTTCAAGAATCACAACCAGCTTCAGAATCCGCACGGGTATCTACAGACAGAGCTACCATGAGCTATATTGAAAATGGTGTTCCCTCTGTATTGCCAAATCAGAGCATCTTGCAAAGATCCCAACAGAGTGTCAGTGAGCCAAAACTCTCAGAAGTCTTACCACCATCATATTCTAATGCATACTACCAGCCCCAGACTTCCTCTTCAAGAGCCGTAAAAAGGACTCTTCCTGTAAATGCCAAATCTCATGAGGCAATCGCTGGACAAGAAGCAAACACCTTCCTCATTTTTGGAAGGCAAAACAAGGACGATATGAACCCTTCTGGAAGAAGCATCCAGACCTTTCAGACTTTCACGTGTGACGCCCAGACAATACATGAATCCAGCACTCATGATAACACCCGCAGAAAGATTGAGACCCGTTGCAACTCGCTAGATTCTGAGCCTTCTGGCCAACCTGTTGTGTCAGACAACGGTGTAATGCTAGACTGGGGATTTGACGAGGAAGGCTGGCTGTTTAAACGGTCTGTGTCTGTTTCTACTAGACCTCCTCTTAAACCAGTACTGGGCATGAATGGGGCCAAAGCTCGTAGTCAGAGCTTTGGTGCACGCTATATGGACAGACCAAGCTTCAACAGATCTGGAAAGGTCCGCACACAGATCAAAACACACTCAGGGAGCTCCTTGAACTCTCTTGGTGATGTCCTCCCAGGAAGTATGAGCTGCTCCAGTAGCTACCACTGTCCAATGAATCGATCCCTCTTAAACAACTTTTTGATTGAAGAGGGACTAGCAGTTCCTTTACATCTGGGGTCCTCCAGTGAAAGACTCCAAAGTCTCAAACTCCAGCGTGAGCAGGCTAGGCGACTTCAGATAGAGCAACAGTTTTCGAGCGCCTTTGGGGAGCCAGTTTCTGAAGAGCCTGAGAGACAAAGTACCATAACTACCATTGAAGAGAAAGTGATGCTCGGCATAGAGGAGAACTTGCACAAGTCTCAGGAACAAGAGCGAACCAGTGAGGTGAAGCAAAAATCTGGATCAAGCTTAGCAAGTTGGTTCGGCTTTCGTAAGAGTAAGCTTCCTGCTCCCAGCAAAAAGGCTGAGCCCCCAAAAGGAAAAGATGACAAGAGGGAGCAAAAGATCACATCGCTTCTGGGCGGAAAGCAGACAAAGTCTGacaagaagagagacagaagaaaaagtgATGGAAAAGACAG CTCTGTGGGGAGAAGAGAGTCTCATGATGCAGTGCGGGCATGCATCTCAATGCCCTGCCCGGGTATGTCCCTGAGTGAGATACAAGGACATGCTGACATCATCGGGGACCCGAAG ATGCAGATGATGAACAGAAGATCTGACAGTGAAAATGGATCCACGGTGAAGAGCCCGAACCAGGATGCAGTAATAG TTTGCAGACAGAAGTGA
- the LOC116309440 gene encoding nck-associated protein 5-like isoform X2, with product MNEARQRSSSMEVPHRRDPISQAGGDHQDYSVSESPQRKPKPQLCDSARKAFILRSKSADGGPEQQKHTHSPLHQKLIKGQRPKGQPSPNPTGSSASSKRTNLNKTHGSTKSTLSKTEKDEDNSASSSSKSLEKMQKCSPLVSPVKHSKIFKSTGVSDGLKSPTKSQIARLQSSNDSSEDGIYDNLPCSPRKQRRQDHDCDSELRSLSPPRPPGRTTSLLLRPSSDSFPKDQTSPGQAQSSMTGPTKMHTHQVSSVVQPQQSSAILDGQHAAPQMGAEGKMYHTHSSMIPPGVVQESQPASESARVSTDRATMSYIENGVPSVLPNQSILQRSQQSVSEPKLSEVLPPSYSNAYYQPQTSSSRAVKRTLPVNAKSHEAIAGQEANTFLIFGRQNKDDMNPSGRSIQTFQTFTCDAQTIHESSTHDNTRRKIETRCNSLDSEPSGQPVVSDNGVMLDWGFDEEGWLFKRSVSVSTRPPLKPVLGMNGAKARSQSFGARYMDRPSFNRSGKVRTQIKTHSGSSLNSLGDVLPGSMSCSSSYHCPMNRSLLNNFLIEEGLAVPLHLGSSSERLQSLKLQREQARRLQIEQQFSSAFGEPVSEEPERQSTITTIEEKVMLGIEENLHKSQEQERTSEVKQKSGSSLASWFGFRKSKLPAPSKKAEPPKGKDDKREQKITSLLGGKQTKSDKKRDRRKSDGKDSSVGRRESHDAVRACISMPCPGMSLSEIQGHADIIGDPKMQMMNRRSDSENGSTVKSPNQDAVIGGLEPKKLTYIKSKTRATPSQQKEQTRLQLAN from the exons ATGAATGAAGCCAGGCAGCGCAGCTCCTCAATGGAAGTTCCTCATCGTAGAGACCCAATTAGTCAAGCCGGTGGTGACCACCAGGACTACTCCGTCTCAGAATCTCCTCAGAGGAAACCAAAACCTCAGCTCTGCGACTCAGCaagaaaggcttttattttgcgGAGCAAGAGTGCAGATGGAGGACCAGAACAACAAAAGCACACACATTCTCCTCTACATCAAAAGCTTATCAAGGGTCAAAGGCCCAAAGGACAGCCCAGCCCTAACCCTACAGGGAGCAGTGCCTCTAGCAAAAggacaaatttaaataaaacccaTGGTTCAACCAAGAGCACATTATCTAAAACTGAGAAAGATGAGGATAATTCAGCATCATCAAGTTCCAAGTCTCTTGAGAAGATGCAAAAGTGCTCACCTCTTGTTTCTCCCGTGAAACATTCAAAGATATTTAAGTCTACAGGGGTCAGTGATGGCTTAAAGAGTCCCACAAAATCACAAATAGCCAGACTTCAGTCAAGCAATGACTCTTCGGAAGACGGTATCTATGACAACTTACCATGCTCTCCACGAAAACAGCGACGCCAGGACCATGACTGTGATTCAGAACTCAGATCCCTATCCCCTCCGCGACCGCCAGGTCGAACTACTTCTCTTCTCCTCAGACCTAGTAGTGACAGCTTTCCCAAAGATCAGACATCTCCAGGGCAGGCTCAAAGTTCAATGACTGGCCCAACCAAGATGCATACACATCAGGTTTCTTCAGTCGTACAACCTCAACAATCCAGTGCAATACTAGATGGTCAACATGCAGCCCCACAAATGGGCGCTGAAGGTAAAATGTACCACACCCATTCATCTATGATACCTCCTGGTGTAGTTCAAGAATCACAACCAGCTTCAGAATCCGCACGGGTATCTACAGACAGAGCTACCATGAGCTATATTGAAAATGGTGTTCCCTCTGTATTGCCAAATCAGAGCATCTTGCAAAGATCCCAACAGAGTGTCAGTGAGCCAAAACTCTCAGAAGTCTTACCACCATCATATTCTAATGCATACTACCAGCCCCAGACTTCCTCTTCAAGAGCCGTAAAAAGGACTCTTCCTGTAAATGCCAAATCTCATGAGGCAATCGCTGGACAAGAAGCAAACACCTTCCTCATTTTTGGAAGGCAAAACAAGGACGATATGAACCCTTCTGGAAGAAGCATCCAGACCTTTCAGACTTTCACGTGTGACGCCCAGACAATACATGAATCCAGCACTCATGATAACACCCGCAGAAAGATTGAGACCCGTTGCAACTCGCTAGATTCTGAGCCTTCTGGCCAACCTGTTGTGTCAGACAACGGTGTAATGCTAGACTGGGGATTTGACGAGGAAGGCTGGCTGTTTAAACGGTCTGTGTCTGTTTCTACTAGACCTCCTCTTAAACCAGTACTGGGCATGAATGGGGCCAAAGCTCGTAGTCAGAGCTTTGGTGCACGCTATATGGACAGACCAAGCTTCAACAGATCTGGAAAGGTCCGCACACAGATCAAAACACACTCAGGGAGCTCCTTGAACTCTCTTGGTGATGTCCTCCCAGGAAGTATGAGCTGCTCCAGTAGCTACCACTGTCCAATGAATCGATCCCTCTTAAACAACTTTTTGATTGAAGAGGGACTAGCAGTTCCTTTACATCTGGGGTCCTCCAGTGAAAGACTCCAAAGTCTCAAACTCCAGCGTGAGCAGGCTAGGCGACTTCAGATAGAGCAACAGTTTTCGAGCGCCTTTGGGGAGCCAGTTTCTGAAGAGCCTGAGAGACAAAGTACCATAACTACCATTGAAGAGAAAGTGATGCTCGGCATAGAGGAGAACTTGCACAAGTCTCAGGAACAAGAGCGAACCAGTGAGGTGAAGCAAAAATCTGGATCAAGCTTAGCAAGTTGGTTCGGCTTTCGTAAGAGTAAGCTTCCTGCTCCCAGCAAAAAGGCTGAGCCCCCAAAAGGAAAAGATGACAAGAGGGAGCAAAAGATCACATCGCTTCTGGGCGGAAAGCAGACAAAGTCTGacaagaagagagacagaagaaaaagtgATGGAAAAGACAG CTCTGTGGGGAGAAGAGAGTCTCATGATGCAGTGCGGGCATGCATCTCAATGCCCTGCCCGGGTATGTCCCTGAGTGAGATACAAGGACATGCTGACATCATCGGGGACCCGAAG ATGCAGATGATGAACAGAAGATCTGACAGTGAAAATGGATCCACGGTGAAGAGCCCGAACCAGGATGCAGTAATAG